One genomic window of Azospirillum sp. TSH58 includes the following:
- a CDS encoding TAXI family TRAP transporter solute-binding subunit: MLAGVAGAALLGLLPRGAAAQDIRYFRIGTGTTSGTYFPIGGLIANAISNPPGSRPCDRGGSCGVPGLIAVAQATLGSVENIELLRSGAVEAGMSQADIAYWAYTGSGIFHGKAPFEGLRSIGMLYAEAIQLVVRADSDLHGVADLKGKAVSLGEEGSGVLVEARAILDAFGVKEGELRPPAYLKPGTAADRLAKKELDAFFMVGGFPVAAVTDVANREPIRLIPLDGEMADRLRIRQRFYMDQTIPADTYPGVPETHTLGVGAELLVRADRDPALIHGVTKALWHENTRRLLIEGHPKGRSFDATKAVANVSVPLHPGAERYYREVGLIGNAANEPTGGATP, from the coding sequence GTGCTCGCCGGTGTCGCGGGGGCCGCCCTGCTCGGCCTGCTGCCGCGGGGTGCCGCGGCGCAGGACATCCGCTATTTCCGGATCGGCACGGGCACCACATCGGGCACCTATTTCCCGATCGGCGGGCTGATCGCCAACGCCATCTCCAACCCGCCCGGCTCCCGCCCCTGCGACCGCGGGGGAAGCTGCGGCGTGCCGGGGCTGATCGCGGTGGCGCAGGCCACGCTCGGCTCGGTGGAGAACATCGAGCTGCTGCGCTCCGGCGCGGTGGAGGCCGGGATGTCCCAGGCCGACATCGCCTATTGGGCCTACACCGGTTCCGGCATCTTCCACGGCAAGGCGCCCTTCGAGGGGCTGCGCTCCATCGGCATGCTCTACGCGGAGGCGATCCAGCTCGTCGTGCGCGCCGACAGCGACCTGCACGGCGTGGCCGACCTCAAGGGCAAGGCCGTCTCGCTGGGCGAGGAGGGCTCCGGCGTGCTGGTGGAGGCGCGGGCGATCCTCGACGCCTTCGGCGTGAAGGAAGGAGAGCTGCGGCCCCCGGCCTACCTGAAGCCCGGCACCGCGGCCGACCGGCTGGCCAAGAAGGAGCTGGACGCCTTCTTCATGGTCGGCGGTTTTCCGGTGGCGGCGGTCACCGACGTGGCGAACCGCGAGCCGATCCGCCTGATCCCGCTCGACGGCGAGATGGCCGACCGGCTGCGCATCCGCCAGCGCTTCTACATGGACCAGACCATCCCCGCCGACACCTACCCCGGCGTGCCGGAGACGCACACGCTGGGGGTGGGGGCGGAACTGCTGGTCCGCGCCGACCGCGACCCCGCCCTGATCCACGGCGTCACCAAGGCGCTGTGGCACGAGAACACCCGCCGCCTGCTGATCGAGGGCCACCCCAAGGGGCGCAGCTTCGACGCCACCAAGGCGGTCGCCAACGTCTCCGTCCCGCTGCATCCGGGCGCCGAGCGCTACTACCGCGAGGTCGGGCTGATCGGCAACGCCGCCAACGAGCCGACGGGCGGGGCGACGCCCTGA
- a CDS encoding error-prone DNA polymerase, whose translation MTPYAELQVSTSFTFLEGASHPDELALTAAGLGHAAVAVTDRNSLAGVVQAHAAARKHGLRLIVGCRLDLTDADSLLAYPTDRAAYARLSRLLTLGKRRAPKGACFIARADVLDHAEGMLFLLVPPDDRDPAFIHALRGWRNDLGNRLHLAASHRYRGDDQRRLSWLAGLAEAERVPLVATNDVLYHTPARRPLADVMTCIRSGTTIDEAGWRLSANAERHLKAGVEMARLFHRHPDAVARTVEIAAACRFSLEELRYEYPDEVAEDGRSPQETLTNLTWAGAVRRYPDGVPETVAQTLHRELALIGQLGYAPYFLTVHDIVRHARSQEILCQGRGSAANSAVCYCLGITSVDPATTTLLFERFISSARNEPPDIDVDFEHERREEVIQYIYRKYGRERAGLTATVIRYRARGAIREVGKAMGLSADLVARLSGSVWGWSRHGVDEERARQYGFDPDDPRLRQTLDLAQELIGFPRHLSQHVGGFVITRGPLSDLCPIANAAMKDRTTIEWDKDDIDALGILKVDVLALGMLTCLHRGFDLLKRHYTLPLTLATVPQGDPATYDMLCRADSLGVFQVESRAQMSMLPRLRPKTFYDLVIEVAIVRPGPIQGDMVHPYLRRRSGEEVVTYPSKDLETVLKRTLGVPLFQEQAMQIAIVGAGFSAEDADRLRRAMATFRKTGEVQLFRDRFIEGMVGKGYDRAFAERCFQQIEGFGEYGFPESHAASFALLAYVSAWMKCHHPDVFAAALLNSQPMGFYAPAQIVRDAREHGVTVLPPDVNTSDWDCTLEPLSKTGPHTLSPPGRGSTGNIRYALRLGLRLVRGMDEDDAHRLVLCRGAGYRDPYDLWRRARMPVAGLERLAKADAFRSVGMDRRAALWAVKALGAQPLPLFAGLADSAQDEPQALLPTMALGEHVVMDYGSLCLSLKAHPMALLRDGFAGVAPAERLGKLRAGTRLTVAGLALVRQRPGSAEGVVFITLEDETGIANLVIMPDVFEQFRKTILGARLIAATGRVERSGKPNEEGGEVIHLRVERLADLTHRLRDLTDPDALPNRSAAAVFPEGRNFR comes from the coding sequence ATGACCCCCTACGCCGAACTCCAGGTCTCGACCAGCTTCACCTTCCTGGAGGGCGCGTCCCACCCGGACGAGCTGGCGCTGACCGCCGCCGGCCTCGGCCACGCCGCCGTGGCGGTGACCGACCGCAACTCGCTGGCCGGGGTGGTGCAGGCGCACGCTGCCGCCCGCAAGCACGGGCTGCGCCTGATCGTCGGCTGCCGGCTCGACCTGACCGACGCGGACAGCCTGCTCGCCTACCCCACCGACCGGGCGGCCTACGCGCGGCTGTCGCGGCTGCTGACGCTGGGCAAGCGGCGGGCGCCCAAGGGGGCCTGCTTCATCGCCCGCGCCGACGTGCTCGACCATGCGGAGGGGATGCTGTTCCTGCTGGTGCCGCCGGACGACCGCGATCCCGCCTTCATCCACGCGCTGCGCGGCTGGCGCAACGATCTGGGGAACCGCCTGCACCTCGCCGCCAGCCACCGCTACCGCGGCGACGACCAGCGGCGGCTGTCCTGGCTGGCCGGGCTGGCCGAGGCGGAGCGGGTGCCGCTGGTGGCGACCAACGACGTGCTCTACCACACCCCCGCCCGCCGCCCGCTGGCCGATGTGATGACCTGCATCCGCAGCGGCACGACCATCGACGAGGCGGGCTGGCGCCTGTCCGCCAACGCCGAGCGGCATTTGAAGGCCGGGGTGGAGATGGCCCGCCTGTTCCATCGTCACCCCGACGCGGTCGCCCGCACGGTGGAGATCGCCGCCGCCTGCCGCTTCTCGCTGGAGGAGCTGCGCTACGAATACCCGGACGAGGTGGCCGAGGACGGGCGCAGCCCGCAGGAGACGCTGACCAATCTGACCTGGGCCGGGGCGGTCCGGCGCTACCCGGACGGCGTGCCGGAGACGGTGGCCCAGACCCTGCACCGCGAACTGGCGCTGATCGGGCAACTCGGTTACGCGCCCTATTTCCTGACGGTGCACGACATCGTGCGCCACGCCCGCTCGCAGGAGATCCTCTGCCAGGGGCGCGGCTCGGCAGCCAATTCGGCGGTCTGCTATTGCCTGGGCATCACGTCGGTCGATCCCGCCACCACCACGTTGCTGTTCGAACGCTTCATCTCCTCGGCCCGCAACGAGCCGCCGGACATCGACGTGGATTTCGAGCATGAGCGGCGCGAGGAGGTCATCCAGTACATCTATCGGAAATACGGGCGCGAGCGGGCCGGGCTGACCGCCACCGTCATCCGCTACCGCGCCCGCGGGGCCATCCGCGAGGTCGGCAAGGCCATGGGCCTGTCCGCCGATCTGGTGGCGCGGCTGTCCGGCTCCGTCTGGGGGTGGAGCCGCCACGGCGTGGACGAGGAGCGCGCCCGGCAATACGGCTTCGACCCCGACGACCCGCGGCTCCGCCAGACGCTGGATCTGGCGCAGGAGCTGATCGGCTTTCCCCGCCACCTGTCGCAGCATGTCGGCGGCTTCGTCATCACCCGCGGCCCCCTGAGCGACCTGTGCCCCATCGCCAACGCCGCCATGAAGGACCGCACGACCATCGAGTGGGACAAGGACGACATCGACGCGCTGGGCATCCTGAAGGTGGACGTGCTGGCGCTGGGGATGCTGACCTGCCTGCACCGCGGCTTCGACCTGCTGAAGCGGCACTACACGCTTCCCCTGACGCTGGCGACCGTGCCGCAGGGGGACCCGGCCACCTACGACATGTTGTGCCGGGCCGACAGCCTGGGCGTCTTCCAGGTGGAGAGCCGGGCGCAGATGTCCATGCTGCCCCGTCTGCGCCCCAAGACCTTCTACGATCTGGTGATTGAGGTCGCCATCGTCCGCCCCGGCCCGATCCAGGGCGACATGGTCCATCCCTACCTGCGCCGCCGCAGCGGCGAGGAGGTCGTGACCTACCCCTCAAAGGATCTGGAAACGGTGCTGAAAAGGACGCTGGGCGTGCCGCTGTTCCAGGAGCAGGCGATGCAGATCGCCATCGTCGGCGCCGGCTTCAGCGCGGAGGACGCCGACCGGCTGCGCCGCGCCATGGCGACTTTCCGCAAGACCGGAGAGGTCCAGCTCTTCCGTGACCGGTTCATCGAGGGCATGGTCGGCAAAGGCTACGACCGCGCCTTCGCCGAGCGCTGCTTCCAGCAGATCGAGGGGTTCGGCGAGTACGGTTTCCCCGAAAGCCACGCGGCGAGCTTCGCCCTGCTGGCCTATGTGTCGGCCTGGATGAAGTGCCACCATCCCGACGTCTTCGCCGCGGCCCTGCTGAACAGCCAGCCCATGGGCTTCTACGCCCCCGCCCAGATCGTCCGCGACGCCCGCGAGCACGGGGTGACCGTGCTGCCCCCGGACGTGAACACCTCCGATTGGGACTGCACGCTGGAACCGCTTTCCAAAACGGGACCGCATACCCTCTCCCCCCCGGGGAGAGGGAGCACTGGAAACATCCGCTACGCCCTGCGCCTCGGCCTGCGGCTGGTCCGCGGGATGGACGAGGACGACGCGCACCGGCTCGTGCTGTGCCGCGGGGCGGGCTACCGCGATCCCTACGACCTGTGGCGCCGCGCGCGGATGCCGGTCGCCGGGCTGGAGCGGCTGGCCAAGGCCGACGCCTTCCGCTCCGTCGGTATGGACCGGCGGGCCGCGCTGTGGGCGGTGAAGGCGCTGGGAGCGCAGCCGCTGCCGCTGTTCGCCGGCCTCGCCGACTCCGCCCAGGACGAGCCGCAGGCTCTCCTCCCCACCATGGCGCTGGGCGAGCATGTGGTGATGGACTACGGCAGCCTGTGCCTGTCGCTGAAGGCGCACCCCATGGCGCTGCTGCGCGACGGCTTCGCCGGGGTGGCTCCGGCCGAACGATTGGGAAAGTTGCGGGCCGGGACACGGCTGACCGTGGCGGGGCTGGCGCTGGTCCGGCAGCGGCCGGGCAGCGCCGAGGGCGTGGTCTTCATCACGCTGGAGGACGAGACCGGCATCGCCAACCTCGTCATCATGCCGGACGTGTTCGAGCAATTCCGCAAGACGATCCTCGGCGCCCGTCTGATCGCCGCCACCGGACGGGTGGAGCGCAGCGGCAAGCCCAACGAGGAAGGCGGCGAGGTCATCCACCTGCGCGTCGAGCGGCTGGCCGACCTGACGCACCGGCTGCGCGACCTGACCGACCCCGACGCGCTCCCCAACCGCTCCGCCGCCGCGGTCTTCCCGGAGGGCCGGAACTTCCGTTGA
- a CDS encoding DNA polymerase Y family protein: MAGREAERTARRVLSLWLPRLPTDAHGRRHPERRDHPLAAILAERGRLGVAAVNRAAEEAGVWPGMSLADARAIEPALAVFDAAPGSDARLLERIAGWCTRYTPWTAPDGPDGVALDITGCAHLFGGEEAMAADLSARLAAAGFESRLAVADTPAAAWALTRFGRGAPTLPLRGSLPPPLRRGGTDSPLPCGAGEGRGGGKGFASPLLSPLSVAALRLPAATVEGLAAVGLRRIGDLHAVPRATLAARFGPELLRRLDQAYGRLDEPLSPRLPVPPHSARLALPEPLTTADAIAEALRRLLATLCAGLEKTGEGARRLRLELHRVDRRLEDAPQTLAIGTGHPVRRPDALMRLFAQKLDRVEPGPGLELMVLSATEAGPLAATQAALDGAADGGADGQPELGELMDRLGNRLGERAVLRLVPRQSWLPERSVAPASAFAPVLAGTPGASLWPADRPRPVRLLAPPEPIEAMAPVPDDPPVMFRWRGVQHRVRRADGPERIEAEWWRRDGEPRDYYRVEDEAGRRFWVFRQGLYRPGVTVPWFLHGFFG, from the coding sequence ATGGCAGGACGGGAGGCGGAGCGGACGGCGCGGCGCGTCCTGTCCCTGTGGCTGCCGCGGCTGCCCACCGACGCCCACGGCCGCCGCCATCCGGAGCGGCGCGACCATCCCCTGGCCGCCATCCTGGCGGAACGCGGGCGGCTGGGCGTGGCCGCCGTCAACCGCGCGGCGGAGGAGGCCGGGGTGTGGCCCGGCATGAGTCTGGCCGATGCCCGCGCCATCGAACCCGCCCTGGCCGTCTTCGACGCCGCCCCCGGGTCGGACGCCCGCCTGCTGGAGCGGATCGCCGGCTGGTGCACCCGCTACACCCCCTGGACCGCCCCCGACGGCCCGGACGGGGTGGCGCTGGACATCACCGGCTGCGCCCATCTGTTCGGCGGGGAGGAGGCGATGGCCGCCGACCTGTCCGCCCGTCTGGCTGCCGCAGGCTTCGAGTCGCGGCTGGCGGTGGCCGACACGCCGGCGGCGGCGTGGGCGCTGACGCGATTCGGGAGGGGTGCCCCCACCCTCCCGCTTCGCGGGTCCCTACCTCCCCCGCTCCGCAGGGGAGGGACAGATAGCCCCCTCCCCTGCGGAGCGGGGGAGGGTCGGGGTGGGGGCAAGGGTTTCGCCTCCCCCCTCCTCTCCCCCCTCTCCGTCGCCGCGCTGCGCCTGCCCGCCGCCACGGTGGAGGGGCTGGCCGCGGTGGGGCTGCGGCGGATCGGCGACCTGCACGCCGTCCCCCGCGCCACGCTGGCCGCCCGCTTCGGGCCGGAGTTGCTGCGACGGCTCGACCAGGCGTACGGGCGGCTGGACGAGCCGCTGTCCCCCCGCCTGCCGGTGCCGCCCCACAGCGCGCGCCTCGCCCTGCCCGAGCCGCTCACCACCGCCGACGCCATCGCCGAGGCGCTGCGCCGGCTGCTGGCCACCCTCTGCGCCGGGCTGGAAAAAACCGGCGAGGGCGCCCGCCGCCTGCGGCTGGAGCTGCACCGGGTGGACCGCCGGCTGGAGGACGCACCCCAGACGCTGGCCATCGGCACCGGCCACCCGGTGCGCCGCCCGGACGCGCTGATGCGGCTGTTCGCCCAGAAGCTGGACCGCGTCGAGCCCGGCCCCGGCCTGGAGCTGATGGTGCTGTCGGCCACCGAGGCCGGCCCGCTGGCCGCCACGCAGGCCGCGCTGGACGGCGCAGCGGATGGGGGCGCGGACGGGCAGCCGGAGCTGGGCGAGCTGATGGACCGGCTGGGCAACCGGCTGGGCGAGCGGGCGGTGCTGCGGCTGGTCCCCCGGCAAAGCTGGCTGCCGGAGCGCAGCGTGGCCCCCGCCTCGGCCTTCGCTCCGGTCTTGGCCGGCACACCCGGTGCGTCCCTGTGGCCCGCCGACCGCCCGCGCCCGGTGCGGCTGCTCGCCCCGCCGGAGCCCATCGAGGCCATGGCCCCGGTCCCCGACGACCCGCCGGTGATGTTCCGCTGGCGCGGCGTCCAGCACCGCGTCCGCCGCGCCGACGGGCCGGAGCGGATCGAGGCCGAATGGTGGCGGCGCGACGGCGAGCCCCGCGACTATTACCGCGTCGAGGACGAGGCCGGCCGCCGCTTCTGGGTCTTCCGCCAGGGGCTGTACCGGCCCGGCGTGACGGTGCCGTGGTTCCTGCACGGCTTCTTCGGGTGA
- a CDS encoding M17 family metallopeptidase: MLATLLATAGPGTVTITPLNKAGLATWLEGQPPATAAWVKAVNFTGEAGSTAFLPGEGGAIARVLAGVSALDDLWGLAGLPSGLPPGNYQLDEVVDAALDRRAATRLALGWALGSYRFGRYKASEKSFANLVWPKHADQGEVQRTATATTLLRDLVNTPANDLGPAELAAAAAALASEFEAGLDVIVGDGLLDRDYPAIHAVGRASPRLPRLIDLRWGNPTHPKVTIVGKGVCFDSGGLDIKPSSGMLLMKKDMGGAAHALALGRMVMMAGLPVRLRVLVPAVENVISGNAFKPMDVLKTRKGLTVEVGNTDAEGRLILCDALAEADSEKPALLIDFATLTGAARVALGPDLPALFANDDDLANDLLAAGEEQSDPLWRLPLWAPYRKGLDSKVADLNNVTSNGMAGAITAGLFLQEFVSKETPWAHLDTFAWNSGPRPGRPEGGEALGLRAAYAVIAKRFG, from the coding sequence TTGCTCGCCACCCTGCTCGCCACGGCCGGCCCCGGCACCGTGACCATCACCCCGCTGAACAAGGCCGGCCTCGCCACATGGCTGGAAGGCCAGCCGCCCGCCACCGCGGCCTGGGTGAAGGCCGTGAACTTCACGGGGGAGGCCGGTTCGACGGCGTTCCTCCCGGGGGAGGGCGGGGCGATCGCCCGCGTGCTGGCCGGCGTGTCGGCGCTGGACGACCTGTGGGGCCTCGCCGGTCTTCCGAGCGGCCTGCCGCCGGGGAACTACCAGCTCGACGAGGTGGTGGACGCCGCGCTCGACCGCCGCGCCGCGACCCGTCTGGCGCTGGGCTGGGCGCTCGGCAGCTACCGCTTCGGGCGCTACAAGGCGTCGGAGAAGTCCTTCGCCAACCTCGTCTGGCCCAAGCACGCCGACCAGGGCGAGGTGCAGCGCACCGCCACCGCGACCACCCTGCTGCGCGACCTCGTGAACACGCCGGCCAACGACCTCGGCCCGGCGGAGCTGGCCGCCGCCGCCGCCGCGCTGGCCTCGGAGTTCGAGGCGGGGCTGGACGTCATCGTCGGCGACGGGCTGCTCGACCGCGATTATCCGGCCATCCACGCGGTGGGCCGGGCCAGCCCGCGGCTGCCGCGGCTGATCGACCTGCGCTGGGGCAACCCGACGCACCCGAAGGTGACCATCGTCGGCAAGGGCGTCTGCTTCGACAGCGGCGGGCTGGACATCAAGCCGTCGTCGGGCATGCTGCTGATGAAGAAGGACATGGGCGGGGCGGCGCACGCGCTGGCGCTGGGCCGCATGGTGATGATGGCGGGGCTGCCGGTGCGGCTGCGCGTTCTGGTCCCGGCGGTGGAGAACGTCATCTCAGGCAACGCCTTCAAGCCGATGGACGTGCTGAAGACGCGCAAGGGCCTGACCGTGGAGGTCGGCAACACCGACGCCGAGGGCCGGCTGATCCTGTGCGACGCGCTGGCCGAGGCGGATTCGGAGAAGCCCGCCCTGCTGATCGACTTCGCCACCCTGACCGGGGCCGCCCGCGTCGCGCTGGGGCCGGACCTGCCGGCGCTGTTCGCCAACGACGACGACCTCGCCAACGACCTGCTGGCCGCCGGGGAGGAGCAGAGCGACCCGCTGTGGCGCCTGCCGCTGTGGGCGCCCTACCGCAAGGGGCTGGACAGCAAGGTCGCCGACCTCAACAACGTGACCAGCAACGGCATGGCCGGGGCGATCACCGCCGGGCTGTTCCTCCAGGAATTCGTGTCGAAGGAGACGCCCTGGGCGCATCTCGACACCTTCGCCTGGAACAGCGGCCCCCGTCCCGGCCGCCCGGAGGGCGGCGAGGCGCTGGGCCTGCGCGCGGCCTATGCGGTCATCGCCAAGCGGTTCGGGTGA
- a CDS encoding glutathione S-transferase family protein has translation MDDLTLVIGNKAFSSWSLRPWLALKRTGRPFREIVIPLRQPDTAARIAEHSPSGRVPCLRHGDRVIWDSLAICEYLAETVPEAALWPADAHARAVARSVSAEMHSGFAALRTFMSMDLKAFRPGVGRNAESEADIARVFALWRDARSRFGAGGPFLFGNFSIADAMYAPVVTRLLTYGVEMDGLCGDYARAVMELPAMVEWAAAAKAEPWDLYADERDPQ, from the coding sequence ATGGACGACCTGACGCTGGTCATCGGCAACAAGGCCTTCTCCTCCTGGTCCCTGCGGCCCTGGCTGGCCCTGAAGCGGACCGGCCGGCCGTTCCGGGAGATCGTGATCCCGCTGCGCCAGCCCGACACCGCGGCCCGCATCGCGGAGCATTCGCCCTCGGGCCGGGTGCCCTGCCTGCGGCACGGCGACCGGGTGATCTGGGATTCGCTGGCGATCTGCGAGTATCTGGCGGAGACCGTCCCCGAGGCCGCCCTGTGGCCGGCGGATGCCCACGCCCGCGCCGTGGCGCGGTCGGTCTCGGCGGAGATGCATTCGGGCTTCGCCGCCCTGCGCACCTTCATGTCCATGGACCTGAAGGCCTTCCGCCCCGGCGTGGGCCGCAACGCCGAGAGCGAGGCCGACATCGCCCGCGTCTTCGCGCTGTGGCGCGACGCGCGGTCCCGCTTCGGGGCCGGCGGTCCCTTCCTGTTCGGCAATTTCTCGATCGCCGACGCCATGTACGCGCCGGTGGTGACGCGCCTCCTCACCTACGGGGTGGAGATGGACGGGCTGTGCGGCGACTACGCGCGGGCGGTGATGGAACTGCCGGCCATGGTGGAGTGGGCGGCGGCCGCCAAGGCGGAGCCCTGGGACCTCTACGCCGACGAGCGGGACCCGCAATAG
- a CDS encoding HupE/UreJ family protein yields MVAIRSVLLALVLAAVGVGAGAAPALARMTVTGPFGTGLTEPVWVLQHLLGFLAIGLWSGQNGGPSVWQLPVAALTAVLAAGLAAQIGIRLPYAAEGLSASLILMGGLVAFGLKAPLALGVLTVAAAGAFHGYVHMGGPLFWAGLSSGVLLVICAGLGLSAVLGQAASGRVVQMCGGAVALAGVLDLAGVF; encoded by the coding sequence ATGGTGGCGATCCGGTCGGTTCTTCTGGCGCTCGTTCTGGCCGCGGTCGGTGTCGGCGCCGGGGCCGCGCCCGCGCTGGCGCGGATGACGGTGACCGGGCCGTTCGGCACCGGCCTGACCGAACCCGTGTGGGTGCTGCAGCATCTGTTGGGCTTCCTCGCCATCGGGCTGTGGAGCGGGCAGAACGGCGGCCCTTCCGTCTGGCAGCTTCCGGTGGCGGCGCTGACCGCGGTGCTGGCCGCCGGGCTGGCCGCGCAGATCGGCATCCGCCTGCCCTACGCCGCGGAAGGGCTGTCGGCGTCGCTGATCCTGATGGGCGGGCTGGTCGCCTTCGGGCTGAAGGCTCCCCTCGCCCTGGGTGTGCTGACGGTCGCCGCGGCGGGGGCCTTCCACGGCTATGTGCACATGGGCGGGCCGCTGTTCTGGGCCGGGCTGTCGTCCGGCGTGCTGCTGGTCATCTGCGCCGGGCTGGGCCTGTCGGCGGTGCTGGGACAGGCGGCGTCGGGCCGGGTCGTGCAAATGTGTGGCGGCGCGGTAGCACTCGCCGGAGTTCTTGATCTGGCGGGCGTCTTTTAA